The genome window ATTCTATGTTTAATTATTCCATCCGTATTGACTCAGGAGATTTGCTTAAAATATCTAAATATATTAGAAAAAAACTAGATCTTGCTGGCTTAAAAAAATGCAAAATCATAGCTAGTAATGCCTTAGATGAGTTCATCTTAGAAAAATTACTAAAAAACAAAGCCCCAATCGATGCTTTTGGTGTTGGAGAAAAGCTTATTACTTCGGCAAGCTCACCTGTTTTTGGAGCTGTTTATAAGCTCGTTGCATTAGAAAAAAACAACCAAATCATCCCTAAAATAAAAATCAGTGCAAGCTCAAGTAAAACAACCTTACCACATGTTAAAAAACTTATAAGGTATTATAAAGAAAATAAAGCAAGTTTTGATGTTTTATACACACATGACGAAAATATCAAAAATTATCAAGGCTATACATATAAAAATTTACATGAGATTATTTTTAAAGATGGGAAATTAGTTTATGAGCTTCCTAATTTGAAAAATATTAAAAAGTATCATAAAAAAAGTCTTGATAGTTTAAATTTTAAGTTAAAAAAGCTTCAAAATTCAAGTATTTATAAAGTAAAAATTTCTAAAAAATTACAAAATGCGCAAAAAACTTACTTAGAAAAAAATTAATCTTTTTTTCTAAGTTTTACTTCATCTTCTACTTCAAGTAAAAATCTATCCACAAGCTCATCTTCTTTTAATTTTGCCACTACTTCGCCATGTCTTATAACTAAACCTTGATTTTTTCCAAAAGCAATCGCCACATCAGCACCCTTAGCCTCGCCCAAGGCATTTACAACACAACCCATAACACTTATATTTAATGGCTCTTTTATATGCTTAGTTTTTTCTTCTACTATTTTAATCGCTTTAATCAAATCACTTTGAATTCTTCCACAAGTTGGACATGAGATGATATTAACCCCGCTTTTTTGCACTCCACTATCTTGTAAAATAGCCCTTGCTACTTTAATCTCTTCTTCAAGCTCCCCTGTCATAGAAACTCTCATTGTATCGCCTATACCTTTTAAAAGCAAATTTCCCAAGGCAATCGAGCTTTTAACCGTACTGTGGAATTTAGTTCCTGCCTCAGTAACCCCTAAATGAAACGGATAATCACAAAGTGGTCTTAGAGCTTCATAAGCTTTTATGGTATTTTGCACATCTGAAGTTTTCATAGAGATTTTAATATCAAAAAAGTCTAAATCTTCTAGTAATTTTATATTATATAAAGCGCTCTTGAGCATAGCTTCTATATTATAACCATATTTATCGCTAAATTGCTTTTCTATAGAACCATGATTTACCCCTATTCTAATAGGAATTTTTCTTTGTTTACAAGCTTGCACCACTTCTTTGATATTTTCTTTTGATCCTATATTTCCTGGATTAATTCTCACCCCATCGATAAATTCAGCACAAAAAACTGCTAATTTATGATTAAAATGTATATCCACTATTAAAGGTAAGGGGCTTTTTGCTTTAATTTCTTTTAAAGCCCTTGCATCTGCCATATCCAAACAGGCTAAACGCACTATATTTGCACCAGCAAAATAAAGTCTGTTAAGCTGCTCTAAACAACCTTCAATATCTCTTGTTTTAGTAAAAAGCATAGATTGTACCGAAATAGGAGCATCACCACCTATTAAAACATTACCCACTTTTATTTGTCTTGTTTTGTATCTTTGATATCCCATCATAATCTCACTTTTTTATTTTATTGTATACTTTTTTGACTTTGTAAAAATTAAAATCAACTAAAATCAACTGGATCTATATCACAAGTAATATTTTTAAAGTTTAAAGCAAAATGCTCAAATTTCACAAGATCTTGATGGGTATTAGCACGTAATAATACATAAAAACGCCATTTTTTATTTAGCATTTCAATGCCACAAGTACCATGGCCTACTAATTGCACTTGTTTTAATTCTTGAACTTTATTAGCTATAAATTCACACAAATTTAAAGCTTTGTTTTTATCCTCATCTTCAACAATTAGTCTTAAAAGTCTTTTAAATGGGGGATAAAGCTCGTTTCTAGCATTTAATTCATCTTTTAAAAAACTATCATAATCTTGTATATATTTTTCAAAAAAAGATCTATTCTTAGTTTGCAAAAGCACCCTACCCTCACCCTTGCGACCTGCACGACCTGCTACTTGCATAGCAAGAGCCAAAGTCTCTTCTAAAGCTTTAAAATTAGGTCTAAATAAATACTCATCAAGCCCCAAAATCACACTCAAATCCACATTGTGATAATCATGACCTTTAGCAAGCATAGAAGTACCTACTAAAATATCAATTTTTTCTTGATTAAAATCTTTTAAAATCATATCAAGCTTTTTTACACTGCTAATCTCATCGCTATCAAATCTTTTTACGATAGGATTAAACTCAGCCAATTCTTTTTCTAAAAGTTCACAAAGCTCTGCTGTACCCATTTTTTTAGCTTCAAGCATAACTCCATTGCAAGTTGGGCAGGTTTGATCGATTTCTTTAGTAAAATTACAATAATGGCATTTTAATGCATTTTTATTTTTATGTAAACTCAAAGCAATAGAACAAAAAGGACATTTGATGGTATTAGCACATTCTTTACATAAAATTTGTCTAAAATTTGCCCTTGTAGGTAAAAATACCACGGATTGCTTTTTATTTCTTAAACTAATTTTTAATTCTAAAAGTAATTTTGATGAAATACTAAGCTCACTCTCATCATATAAAAACTGCTTTTTGCTTTCAAAAAAGGTCCCTTTAAGCCTAAAACAAGGATGTTTGTAAAAACTTACAACACTTGGAGTAGCTGAACCTAAAAGAACTTTTATATGCATTTTTTTTGCTATAAATAAAGCTAAATCTCTAGCATTAATTTTTGGGTTATTGGAAGCTTTATAAGAATTATCATGCTCTTCATCAATAATAATCAAACCCAAATTCTTAAAAGGTAAAAATAAAGCTGATCTAGCTCCCGCTACTAAAAGAGCTTTTGAATTTGCTAAATCTTGCAAGCATTCTTGCTTTTTTTTCTTAGTAATTTTAGAATGCCACAAGAAAAAATGCTCGCCAAAATACACTTTTAATCTTTTTTGCATTTGCGGAGTTAGAGCGATTTCTGGCATTAAAAGCAAAACTTGCTTTCCTTGCTCTAGATATTCTTTTATAAGGCTAATATAAATTTCAGTTTTGCCACTTCCTGTATCACCAAATAGCAAACTAATTTGTTTGGTTTTTATAAATTCTAAAGCCTCTTGTTGATTTTTACTTAAACCAGGTGCTTTTTCTATATGAATTTTTTCATTTTTATACTCTTTAATGCCTTCAAACATACCCAAAACAAAAGCTATTTTACTAGCATAATAATAAGCAATAAATTGAGCAAGTTCGTATTGGTATTGTGTTAGTTTAAAACCTGTTTTTTCTTTTATAGCTTGGGTTTTAAAATCAGGCTTTGAACATTTTTGTAAGATTATAGCTTTGAGATTTTTTTTCCTTGCAAGATCAACTATTACCTCATCTAAAATCTCAAATTCTTCCTCACTTTCATAGGTTAAGGTATCCAAATAATACCCTTTAATAGCAAGTTGATAAAAATTCAAAACCCATAATCCTTACAATTTAAACTCACACATTCTAAAAAAACTTTTTCACTATTATAAGAAAAATCTATGTAATTTTTAGTATTTATGAAAAATCTATATTGAGTGTTTGCTATTTTCATCCATGATTTTTTAGATGAAATGATTGGTTTTTCTAAAACACTGTAGATACATTGTTTTGTATTTTTATGATTTTGAGAATTAGAACATACAAATAATTTTTGATTTTCACTATTTATCAAAGCTTCATCTAAAATTGATGGAAAATCCTTACTTTCTTTAAACAAAAACTGATTTCTAAGTAAAGACAAAGAAGCATTGATAAGCTCCACCTCGCTTTTTACTTGAATGAGTTTAGCATCATTTTTTCCAAAAGAAAAATACGGATAAGCAATTACACTAAGAATAGCAATAATCATCATACAAAAAACAAGCTCTATTAAAGTAAAAGCTTTTTTTATTTGCATTTATTTTATTTCTTCATCGATAGTATTGATAAGTTTATTGAGTTCTTTTTTTAAGATATAGTTTTCGTAGCTAAGTTTTACAAAAGCATTAATGAAATTTGCAAGCTCTATCTTACCTGTACCTCCAGAAATTAAGGCAATCTCATCTTCAAGATGATTTGCAAATTCATTACTGCATGTTACAACAAAGTCTTTTGCATAGACATTAATTGTAACTTTTCTTTGATTATTGCTTGCCAAGAACTGCCTCTATTTTTTTGATCACATCTTCGCTTTCAATATTTTTATTTTTAAGCTCTTCTTCTAAACGCGTGATTTGATTATTTTTAGCTTCATTTTGTGCTTTTACACTTACTAATTCATTTCTTAGATTTTCATTTATTTCACATACTTCATTATATTTAGCCAAAAGCTCATTTACTTTATCTGTCATTGTGTTAATTATTCTTTCATCATACATATTTTATTGCCTTTATTGATTTTATATTTAGAGTATTTTAAACACATAATTGTAACAAAAAAAAATTTAATTTTGCATAGCTTTTTGTTTTAAAATTTAAATTTTTACAAAAAATTTTGTGTAAAATTAGCAAAAATACAAGTTAGGAAAATTTATGTTTGAACTTACTAGTGATTTTAAGCCAAGTCCTGATCAAAAACAAGCCATTGATGGTATAGTAAAAAGCATTCAAGCAGGCAATAAATACCAAACCTTGCTAGGTGTTACAGGTAGTGGAAAAACTTTCACTATGGCAAATATCATTAAAAACTTAAACATGCCCACTCTTATCATGAGTCACAATAAAAGCTTATGCGCGCAACTTTATAGCGAATTTAAAGGTTTTTTTGCAAATAATCATGTGGAGTATTTTATAAGCTACTATGATTATTATCAACCAGAAGCTTATATACCAAGAACGGATGTTTTTATAGAAAAAGATAGCTCTACTAATGAAGATTTAGAAAGATTAAGACTAAGCGCAAGTGCTTCGCTTTTAAGTTATGATGATGTTATTTGCATAGCTAGTGTTTCGGCAAATTATGGTTTGGGAAATCCAAGTGAGTATGTAGGTATGGTTTTAATTTTAGAGCTAAATATGCAAATTTCACAAAAAGAACTTTTAAAAAAACTTGTGGATATGGGATATAAACGCAATGATAATTTCTTTGATAGAGCTGATTTTAGAGTAAATGGAGATATAGTAGATATATATCCGGCTTATTATGAGGATGAAGCTATTAGACTTGAGTTTTTTGGCGATGAGCTTGAGGCGATGTATCATTATAATGTCTTAGAAAATAAAAAAGGTAAAGACTTAAAAAAATTCATACTTTACCCAACCAGTCAATTTAGTGTAGGTGAGACTAGGCTTAAAGAAGCTATTAAAGGCATAAAAGCTGAATTAAATGAACGCCTTGCTTATTTTGAAAATGAAAATAAACTCGTAGAAGCACAAAGGTTAAAACAAAGAGTAGAATTTGACCTTGAAATGCTTCAAAGCACTGGCATGTGTAAAGGAGTTGAAAATTACGCTTTGCATTTAACAGGACTTAAAAGCGGTGATACGCCTTATACTCTTTTTGATTATTTTGCCATTAAAAACCAAGATTTTTTAGTCATTGTAGATGAATCCCATGTATCTTTACCGCAATTTCGTGGAATGTTTGCAGGAGATAGAAGTAGAAAACAAACTTTAGTTGATTATGGTTTTCGCTTGCCAAGCGCCTTAGATAACAGACCTTTGATGTTTGATGAATTTATTAATAAAAATTGCAAATTTTTATTTGTTTCAGCCACGCCTGCACCTTTGGAACTAGAATTAAGCAAAAAAAACATTTTTTATCAAATTATGCGCCCAACAGGACTTTTAGATCCTAAAATAGAAGTCAAAGATAGTGATAATCAAGTTGAAATTTTATATGATGAAGCTAAAAAAGTTATAGAACGTAACGAAAGAGTTTTAATCACTGTTCTAACCAAAAAAATGGCTGAAGAGCTTAGTAAATACTACTTAGAGCTTGGCTTAAAAGTAAAATACATGCATTCAGAAATTGACGCAATTGAGCGTAATGAAATCATCCGTGGTTTAAGAAGTGGTGCTTTTGATATTTTAATAGGTATTAATCTTTTAAGAGAAGGGCTTGATTTACCTGAAGTTTCTCTCATAGCAATTATGGACGCAGACAAAGAAGGTTTTTTAAGAAGCACCACTGCGCTCATTCAAACCATGGGACGTGCGGCTAGAAATGTAAATGGCAAAGTATTGCTTTTTGCCAAAAAAATTACAAAATCTATGCAAGAAGCCATTGATACTACCAACGAAAGAAGAGTCTTGCAAGAATCTTATAATAAAAGATATAATATCACGCCAACTTCAGCAAAAAGGAATATAGAAGAGAGTTTAAAACAAGATCTTGAGCAAGGAGAAATTTATCGCAAAGGCAAAGAACTTGAAAAAATTCCTGCGAAAGAACGCGCTAAAATAGTAAAAGAACTAAGAAAACAAATGCTAGAAGCAGCTAAAAATCTTGAATTTGAAAAAGCAGCAATGCTTAGAGACGAGATTAATAAACTAAGAATTTTATAGGAGCAAAAATGAAAAAAATACTCACACAAATTGTTGTCTTTTATTTCTTATTTATAAGTATATTTTCTATTAATAGGCTTTTGATGCAAAATGGTTTTATTTCTCAAAAAATCATACAAAGTAATTTCTATGATATAGTAAAAATGTATTTTTACGGAATTTACCATGATATAAGATTTTTAAGTATTGCTTTTTTACCACTTTTAATTTGTGGATTTCTTGCCTTGATATTTTCCTATCTTAACTATAAAAAAGTAATATTTGCGGGGGGGGGTATATAGACTATATAGCGTTATCTCAAGTGTTTATATAACATTTATAGCTATTATAAGTGTTATTTTTTCTTTTGCAAAATATTACTACTATGAACTTTATAATGACAAATTTAATATTTTTTTATTTAGTATAAAAAATGATAATATTAGTACTATTTTAGATATTATCTATAATGATTACCCTGTCTTAAAAATTTTACTTTTAGCTTTATTTATTTCTCTATGTTGTGTATTTTTAAATTTAAAAATTTTATATTATAAAACCACCAAAAACAACTATAAAATTCATACTTTATTATTTTTAAATATCATTTTAATTTTTATATACATTTTAGCTCTTAGAGGACCATTTAAACATGTTGCTATTAATGTTCAAAATTATTCTTTTAGTGAATTCAAAGTTGTAAATGATATTATGCTAAATCCTATAATGGCTTTTGCTTGGGCTCATAAACAATACAAAGAAGAACAAAAAATACCCTCAATTGACGATAACACTGCAAAAGAAATTCAAAGCAAATTGTTTCCATATATGGACATAAGTCAAAATAATCCTATAGCAGATACTATAAAACCGAGTATCTTTTTAAATATAATGGAAAGTTTTGGTTTAGAAATTAATGAGTATAGTTCTAAAGAAATAAACTTTTTAGGTGAATTAAAACAACATTTTGAGGAAGATTTTTTATTTGAGAGATTTTTACCATCAAGCAATGGAACTATACCTAGTTTGACAAATTTATTATTTATAAGTCCATTTTCAAATATTTCAACTAGTAAATTTCAAACAATAAAACTGCCTCTTACTCCTATTGAAATTTATAAAAAAGCGGGTTATAAAGTTATTTTTATAAGTGCAGGAAATGGATCTTGGCAAAATATAAAAGAGTATTTAAAAACACAAGGAGTAGATGAAATTATAGATGAAAACAGCATAATTAATTCTTATCCTCAAGCCAAAACAACACAAAATGGCTATGGAATAGCTGATGAATTTTTATATAAAAAAGCATATGAGATATTACAAGATAATCCCCATAAAACATTAATCATTGCCCTAACAATATCAAATCATCCACCATATTTAGATTATAATATAAAAATCAATCACGATCAAATACCAAATGAGCTATTAAAACTTCTTCCATATAATCATAAAAAACAACTAGCTATATTAAAAGCATATATTTATGCAAACAATGAATTTGGAAAATTTTTAAGCAAAATAAAACAAAGTAAGTTAAAAGATAAAATCATTATAGCCGCTACAGGAGATCATAGGACAAGAGATTTAAAAAATAACCTATATAATACAAAAGCCTTTTCTTATGGTGTTCCTTTTTATTTATATATCCCAAAAGCACTACAATACAATATTAATTATAATAAAAATAGAGTAGGATCACATAAAGATGTATTTCCAACCTTATACAACATAAGCCTTAATAAGATAAAATACATTAGCATGGGTGGAAGAAATATGTTAGGCTTAACCGAAAATGAAAAACTAGAATTTGGAATAAACGATGTATTATGGATTGATAATCAAGGTGTATATACTGCAAACAAGGGATATTTTTTCGAAAGTAACACTTCAATCAAAAACACAAATCAAGAAATTATTTTAGATAAATACCACAAAAAATTTCAAGAATTATATTATAAGTTAAACTGGTGGCAACTTAATAAAAGATTAAACAATTAAATAAGCTAAGATAAACTTAGCTTATTTGTTTGCTCTTTCTATATATTCACCGCGTACAGTATCAACACGGATTACCTCTCCTTCTAATACATGGAAAGGAATTTGTACTACTGCACCTGTTTCCAAAGTAGCTGGTTTTTTATTCGACCCTTGAGTATCACCTTTGAAATTTGGTGCTGTTTCGATGATTTTTAGCTCCATTACTTGAGGTACTTCCACACCAATTGCTTTTCCATTATGGAATAAAACATCTACCATAGTTCCATCAAGCATCCATTTTTTAGCTTCACCCACATCTTCATCACTAATTGCAACTTGCTCGTAAGTTTGAGTATCCATAAATTGACAATTTTCACCATCATCATACAGATATTGCATTTGTTTTTCTTCTAAATTTGGAGATTCGCATTTATCTCCTGCATGGAAAGTTTTTTCCAAAACCTTACCATCAATAAAAGATTTAATTTTAATACGCACAAAAGCAGGACCTTTTCCTGGTTTTACATGTTGATATTCTACAATTTTAAAAGGAATACCATCAATTTCTATCTTTAAACCTTTTTTTAGATCTCCCATTCCATAAGAAGCCATATATTTTCCTTAATTTTAAAATTAAAAAATAATTGTAACAACTAAGGCTTATAAAAAGCCTTAAATTTCTGCATATTCTGCAAAAATACAAGCTTCAACTGCTCTTAATTCTTCAAGCAAAGCTTTTGAAATTTTTGTATCAAGCAAAATTACAGCTAAAGCTTTTCCAAAACCATTTCTACCGAGTCTAAAATCAGCTATATTGACATTATTTTTAGCCAAAATTCCACTAACATTAGCTATAACCCCTGGTATATCATTATTATTTAAAATAATCATCTTACCTTTAGGCTTAAAATCTACATCAAAACCATTTAATTCCACTATTCTTTGCTCATTTTCACCAAAAATAGTTCCTGAAATAGAAAGATTAGAGTTATCAGTAATTACTTTTATGGTAATTTTATTACTATAGCCACTACTTGGTAAAATACAAGAAGAAAGCTCAACACCTTTGTCTTTAGCTACAAAATGTGCGTTAATATAATTAATATTTTCACCTAAAATTCCTCTTAAAACACTCACTGTTGCAAAAGTTAGCAAAGATTCATTATACTCACCAATTTGCCCTTCACTTTCAAGTCTAATAGCCTTAATAGGGGTTTTATCAAGCTGAGCAGCCAAAAAACCCATTTTTGAAATAAGCTCTATATAAGGCTCTACAAAACTTGGTAAATCTTCAGTTTTAATCGGTAAATTTAAAGCATTTGGATAAGAAATTCCTCTTACAGCATTTAAAGCTTGCTCGCATGCTTGGATAGCTATATTTTCTTGACTTTCTAAAGTATTTGCACCAAGATGAGAAGTAACAGAAACATTTTCAAAGTCTAAAAATGGATGATTAATTGCGGGTTCTTTATTAAATACATCTATACCAAGCCAAGCTATTTTACCACTTTTTAACCCCTCACACAAAGCATCTTCATTATAAAGACCGCCTCTAGCACAATTTATCAATCTTACACCATCTTTCATTTTAGAAATTTCTTCAAAAGAAATCATATCTGTTGTTTCTTTTGTTTTTGGTGTATGTATAGTAATAAAATCACTTTGAGTTAAGATTACATCTAAAGAATTTACACATTCAATACCTAAATCAGTCATTTTAGAAGCTACCACATAAGGATCATAAGCAATAACTTTCATACCAAAAGCTTTTGCGCGTACAGCTACTCTTGAACCTATATTACCAAAACCTATAACCCCTAAAGTTTTGTTCATAAGTTCAACACCATACCACTTTTCTCTTTCCCATCTTCTTTGTATCTTTAAAAAATTATGAGCATTTACAAAAGATCTTGCAGAGCATAATAGATGATTCATAGTAAGTTCGACTGCTGCTATAGTATTAGCCGTTGGCACATTCATCACTATAATACCTTTTTTAGAGCATTCATCTATATCAACATTATCAACTCCAACGCCTGCTCTAACTAAAGCTTTTAAATTAGAACATGCATTGATAAATTTCAAATCCACATCCGTTGAACTTCTAGTAATAGCTACATCTACATCACTTAATTTTGTTAAAAGATCATCTTTAGATAAATGTGCCGCTTCAATAAGTTCTACATCATCAGCTTTTCTTAAAAGCTCCACGCCTTTGTCTAATATTGCATCACATACAATAATTTTTTTCATAACCAAACCTCCTTTAATTTTGCATTTATGTTGTAAATTTTTAATTTGTCAATCAGTGCGTTTAAAACTTTTTCGTTATTTGTATCTAAATAAATAGCCACCTCATCTTTACTTTGCGTTAAAGTGTATTTGATAAAAAAAGAATGCAAGGTTTGCTT of Campylobacter lari contains these proteins:
- a CDS encoding type II secretion system protein; protein product: MQIKKAFTLIELVFCMMIIAILSVIAYPYFSFGKNDAKLIQVKSEVELINASLSLLRNQFLFKESKDFPSILDEALINSENQKLFVCSNSQNHKNTKQCIYSVLEKPIISSKKSWMKIANTQYRFFINTKNYIDFSYNSEKVFLECVSLNCKDYGF
- a CDS encoding primosomal protein N', with translation MNFYQLAIKGYYLDTLTYESEEEFEILDEVIVDLARKKNLKAIILQKCSKPDFKTQAIKEKTGFKLTQYQYELAQFIAYYYASKIAFVLGMFEGIKEYKNEKIHIEKAPGLSKNQQEALEFIKTKQISLLFGDTGSGKTEIYISLIKEYLEQGKQVLLLMPEIALTPQMQKRLKVYFGEHFFLWHSKITKKKKQECLQDLANSKALLVAGARSALFLPFKNLGLIIIDEEHDNSYKASNNPKINARDLALFIAKKMHIKVLLGSATPSVVSFYKHPCFRLKGTFFESKKQFLYDESELSISSKLLLELKISLRNKKQSVVFLPTRANFRQILCKECANTIKCPFCSIALSLHKNKNALKCHYCNFTKEIDQTCPTCNGVMLEAKKMGTAELCELLEKELAEFNPIVKRFDSDEISSVKKLDMILKDFNQEKIDILVGTSMLAKGHDYHNVDLSVILGLDEYLFRPNFKALEETLALAMQVAGRAGRKGEGRVLLQTKNRSFFEKYIQDYDSFLKDELNARNELYPPFKRLLRLIVEDEDKNKALNLCEFIANKVQELKQVQLVGHGTCGIEMLNKKWRFYVLLRANTHQDLVKFEHFALNFKNITCDIDPVDFS
- the efp gene encoding elongation factor P, with product MASYGMGDLKKGLKIEIDGIPFKIVEYQHVKPGKGPAFVRIKIKSFIDGKVLEKTFHAGDKCESPNLEEKQMQYLYDDGENCQFMDTQTYEQVAISDEDVGEAKKWMLDGTMVDVLFHNGKAIGVEVPQVMELKIIETAPNFKGDTQGSNKKPATLETGAVVQIPFHVLEGEVIRVDTVRGEYIERANK
- a CDS encoding alpha-ketoglutarate reductase / D-3-phosphoglycerate dehydrogenase; the protein is MKKIIVCDAILDKGVELLRKADDVELIEAAHLSKDDLLTKLSDVDVAITRSSTDVDLKFINACSNLKALVRAGVGVDNVDIDECSKKGIIVMNVPTANTIAAVELTMNHLLCSARSFVNAHNFLKIQRRWEREKWYGVELMNKTLGVIGFGNIGSRVAVRAKAFGMKVIAYDPYVVASKMTDLGIECVNSLDVILTQSDFITIHTPKTKETTDMISFEEISKMKDGVRLINCARGGLYNEDALCEGLKSGKIAWLGIDVFNKEPAINHPFLDFENVSVTSHLGANTLESQENIAIQACEQALNAVRGISYPNALNLPIKTEDLPSFVEPYIELISKMGFLAAQLDKTPIKAIRLESEGQIGEYNESLLTFATVSVLRGILGENINYINAHFVAKDKGVELSSCILPSSGYSNKITIKVITDNSNLSISGTIFGENEQRIVELNGFDVDFKPKGKMIILNNNDIPGVIANVSGILAKNNVNIADFRLGRNGFGKALAVILLDTKISKALLEELRAVEACIFAEYAEI
- the ispG gene encoding flavodoxin-dependent (E)-4-hydroxy-3-methylbut-2-enyl-diphosphate synthase; its protein translation is MGYQRYKTRQIKVGNVLIGGDAPISVQSMLFTKTRDIEGCLEQLNRLYFAGANIVRLACLDMADARALKEIKAKSPLPLIVDIHFNHKLAVFCAEFIDGVRINPGNIGSKENIKEVVQACKQRKIPIRIGVNHGSIEKQFSDKYGYNIEAMLKSALYNIKLLEDLDFFDIKISMKTSDVQNTIKAYEALRPLCDYPFHLGVTEAGTKFHSTVKSSIALGNLLLKGIGDTMRVSMTGELEEEIKVARAILQDSGVQKSGVNIISCPTCGRIQSDLIKAIKIVEEKTKHIKEPLNISVMGCVVNALGEAKGADVAIAFGKNQGLVIRHGEVVAKLKEDELVDRFLLEVEDEVKLRKKD
- the uvrB gene encoding excinuclease ABC subunit UvrB; protein product: MFELTSDFKPSPDQKQAIDGIVKSIQAGNKYQTLLGVTGSGKTFTMANIIKNLNMPTLIMSHNKSLCAQLYSEFKGFFANNHVEYFISYYDYYQPEAYIPRTDVFIEKDSSTNEDLERLRLSASASLLSYDDVICIASVSANYGLGNPSEYVGMVLILELNMQISQKELLKKLVDMGYKRNDNFFDRADFRVNGDIVDIYPAYYEDEAIRLEFFGDELEAMYHYNVLENKKGKDLKKFILYPTSQFSVGETRLKEAIKGIKAELNERLAYFENENKLVEAQRLKQRVEFDLEMLQSTGMCKGVENYALHLTGLKSGDTPYTLFDYFAIKNQDFLVIVDESHVSLPQFRGMFAGDRSRKQTLVDYGFRLPSALDNRPLMFDEFINKNCKFLFVSATPAPLELELSKKNIFYQIMRPTGLLDPKIEVKDSDNQVEILYDEAKKVIERNERVLITVLTKKMAEELSKYYLELGLKVKYMHSEIDAIERNEIIRGLRSGAFDILIGINLLREGLDLPEVSLIAIMDADKEGFLRSTTALIQTMGRAARNVNGKVLLFAKKITKSMQEAIDTTNERRVLQESYNKRYNITPTSAKRNIEESLKQDLEQGEIYRKGKELEKIPAKERAKIVKELRKQMLEAAKNLEFEKAAMLRDEINKLRIL
- a CDS encoding LTA synthase family protein yields the protein MRGGVYRLYSVISSVYITFIAIISVIFSFAKYYYYELYNDKFNIFLFSIKNDNISTILDIIYNDYPVLKILLLALFISLCCVFLNLKILYYKTTKNNYKIHTLLFLNIILIFIYILALRGPFKHVAINVQNYSFSEFKVVNDIMLNPIMAFAWAHKQYKEEQKIPSIDDNTAKEIQSKLFPYMDISQNNPIADTIKPSIFLNIMESFGLEINEYSSKEINFLGELKQHFEEDFLFERFLPSSNGTIPSLTNLLFISPFSNISTSKFQTIKLPLTPIEIYKKAGYKVIFISAGNGSWQNIKEYLKTQGVDEIIDENSIINSYPQAKTTQNGYGIADEFLYKKAYEILQDNPHKTLIIALTISNHPPYLDYNIKINHDQIPNELLKLLPYNHKKQLAILKAYIYANNEFGKFLSKIKQSKLKDKIIIAATGDHRTRDLKNNLYNTKAFSYGVPFYLYIPKALQYNINYNKNRVGSHKDVFPTLYNISLNKIKYISMGGRNMLGLTENEKLEFGINDVLWIDNQGVYTANKGYFFESNTSIKNTNQEIILDKYHKKFQELYYKLNWWQLNKRLNN